A region from the Solibacillus sp. FSL H8-0523 genome encodes:
- a CDS encoding transcriptional repressor has translation MLHHLKPYVQFDTVKEMDKHVRRHIQTHTLTKAQLAILYCIAHHALATPGVAHLKAETIAKKCVISTKTVYRTMKLFEQLGILKRIASTKLNGIKAANIYAICPHVPSEMSERPPSKERCQDSADVAKYERESISFESKKSSTNNILRTAWHEKLEQHFQFFPVPTNLQAPLMKAITQLELTSHEQFERAKHVVTQSIYLLATKEVTLYATFEQFIIGAFKKWRIIQQKPTEKTYVSTRPVPFYNWLDERA, from the coding sequence ATGCTTCATCACTTAAAACCATATGTTCAATTTGACACCGTAAAGGAGATGGACAAGCACGTTCGTCGGCACATTCAAACACACACGTTAACAAAAGCCCAACTAGCCATCCTATACTGCATCGCCCATCATGCACTTGCAACTCCGGGTGTGGCACATTTAAAAGCGGAAACGATTGCAAAAAAATGCGTGATTTCAACAAAAACGGTGTATCGTACGATGAAGCTGTTTGAGCAGCTCGGGATCCTCAAAAGAATTGCTTCTACGAAATTAAACGGCATTAAAGCGGCCAATATTTATGCGATTTGCCCGCATGTCCCATCGGAAATGTCCGAACGACCTCCGTCAAAAGAACGATGCCAAGACAGCGCTGACGTGGCAAAATACGAGAGGGAATCAATTTCTTTTGAATCTAAAAAGAGTAGTACTAATAATATACTGCGCACAGCTTGGCATGAAAAACTGGAACAACATTTTCAGTTCTTCCCGGTGCCAACGAATTTACAAGCACCGTTAATGAAGGCCATTACGCAGCTTGAACTAACAAGTCACGAACAGTTTGAACGAGCAAAACATGTCGTGACGCAAAGTATTTATTTACTCGCTACAAAAGAAGTGACGCTGTATGCAACGTTTGAACAGTTTATTATCGGTGCCTTTAAAAAATGGCGGATTATTCAGCAAAAGCCTACAGAAAAGACGTATGTTTCCACAAGACCCGTACCGTTTTACAACTGGCTAGATGAGCGTGCATGA
- a CDS encoding PadR family transcriptional regulator, which translates to MQQPLTEGVYYILLALYEPRHGYGIMQIVEEWSGGRVILGAGTTYGALKNLQNKKYIETLAGEGRKKEYVITPLGKEIVEQEVARLKELYDSGRQLIEAKGE; encoded by the coding sequence TTGCAGCAACCTTTAACAGAGGGCGTTTATTATATTTTGCTAGCGCTATATGAGCCACGTCACGGCTATGGCATTATGCAAATCGTTGAGGAGTGGAGCGGTGGTCGTGTGATTTTAGGTGCAGGTACAACATACGGCGCACTTAAAAATTTGCAAAATAAAAAATATATTGAAACTTTAGCGGGGGAAGGACGTAAAAAAGAATATGTCATCACCCCGCTTGGCAAAGAAATTGTCGAACAGGAAGTAGCAAGACTGAAAGAATTATACGACAGCGGCCGTCAGTTGATTGAAGCGAAGGGGGAATAA
- a CDS encoding ABC transporter permease: protein MRALSKFMVLVKKLYKQKVTSKSFILMTLLYLAALSAVLFWSDIKELLFSGEAEVIAVVNETDFDVTQVFQNNDDYEYKYVSANEVAEKLKEGDYYAAFTLSDADGKLAAKIDSYDPLPLNDQTTYQSMLSQVGQLYAMSQLDLSAEQQQLLLSSEPVITLNSINEAAEDGKSADEKMAGVWISYAIGIIIYAFVATYLSMITTDVASEKGSRALEMLLVSVRPEIHFRSKIFGVFAVALTQFVVLFGGLLLLLRFSDGGNKWSFVTDLFDSLSVSYFMYVVGFLFLTILMYLIIGALFGSLVSKVEEAGQVMMPAMMLTLVGFYVMLTGMGNPDTLLIKIFSYIPFTSGMVMPMRIGATDMNAIEPIISFALLVVTVLALYFVSLSFYKRSVLTYSSGGIIEKMKTVFKVTT, encoded by the coding sequence GTGCGGGCCTTGTCTAAATTTATGGTGTTAGTTAAAAAGCTTTATAAACAAAAAGTCACGTCAAAATCCTTTATTTTAATGACGTTACTGTACTTAGCTGCGTTATCAGCGGTACTATTTTGGTCGGATATTAAGGAACTGCTGTTTTCAGGTGAAGCCGAAGTCATTGCCGTTGTAAATGAGACGGACTTTGATGTCACGCAAGTATTCCAAAATAATGATGACTATGAATATAAATACGTGAGTGCTAATGAAGTCGCTGAAAAATTAAAAGAAGGTGATTATTACGCAGCCTTCACGTTAAGTGATGCAGATGGTAAACTCGCAGCGAAAATTGATTCTTATGATCCGCTACCACTCAATGACCAAACGACGTACCAATCGATGCTGAGTCAGGTGGGGCAACTGTATGCGATGAGCCAGCTGGATTTAAGTGCTGAACAACAGCAACTCTTACTTTCTTCAGAGCCAGTCATTACCTTAAATTCAATTAATGAAGCAGCAGAGGATGGCAAATCAGCTGATGAAAAGATGGCAGGTGTGTGGATTTCGTACGCAATCGGCATTATCATTTACGCCTTTGTCGCGACATACCTTTCAATGATTACAACGGATGTGGCCTCTGAAAAAGGGTCACGTGCACTTGAAATGTTACTAGTTAGTGTGCGACCAGAAATCCACTTCCGTTCGAAAATCTTTGGCGTATTTGCCGTCGCATTAACACAGTTTGTTGTGCTGTTTGGCGGGTTATTGCTCCTATTAAGATTCTCAGATGGCGGCAATAAGTGGTCATTTGTAACGGATTTATTTGATTCGTTATCAGTCAGCTACTTTATGTATGTAGTAGGCTTCTTATTCTTAACGATTTTAATGTACTTAATCATCGGTGCGCTATTTGGTTCACTTGTATCCAAAGTGGAAGAGGCAGGGCAAGTGATGATGCCTGCGATGATGTTAACGCTAGTAGGCTTCTACGTGATGTTAACAGGGATGGGCAATCCAGATACATTATTAATTAAAATCTTCTCGTACATCCCGTTCACTTCTGGCATGGTGATGCCGATGCGAATTGGGGCAACGGATATGAATGCCATCGAGCCAATCATAAGTTTTGCGCTACTCGTTGTTACGGTATTAGCGTTGTATTTCGTCAGCCTATCGTTCTACAAGCGTAGCGTATTAACGTACTCTTCAGGTGGCATCATCGAAAAAATGAAAACCGTTTTCAAAGTGACAACATAA
- a CDS encoding ABC transporter ATP-binding protein → MVLQLSGVTKRYKDFSAVNQLNFTIQKGEIFGLIGQNGAGKTTTFRMILDLQDTTEGTITWDGQPIKSISRDFLGYLPEERGIFPQMKVEEQLLFFGELHGMDKAGLKKDIDFWIERFDLEEKRHVKAETLSKGNKQKVQLIASFIHKPQFLILDEPFSGLDPVNMELLKDAILLLRDQGMTILFSSHQMDNVEELCDRLCLLKRGESLFSGSLLDLKKQYGKTKLTVRTDKSYEVLSEYPGVVNVKMERDQQAVLTLSDESFAPQIFELLSNGAYIEKFSLDYLSLHEIFKEKVGAGLV, encoded by the coding sequence ATGGTACTACAGCTTTCAGGCGTCACAAAACGCTACAAGGATTTTTCCGCAGTAAACCAGCTCAATTTTACGATTCAAAAAGGCGAAATCTTCGGTCTTATTGGGCAAAATGGTGCGGGGAAAACAACAACATTCCGTATGATCCTAGATTTACAGGATACGACAGAGGGCACGATTACGTGGGATGGCCAGCCGATTAAATCGATTAGCCGTGATTTTTTAGGCTATTTACCAGAGGAGCGCGGGATTTTCCCACAAATGAAAGTCGAAGAGCAGCTATTGTTTTTCGGAGAGCTGCACGGTATGGATAAAGCTGGATTAAAAAAAGACATCGACTTTTGGATTGAACGCTTCGACTTAGAAGAAAAGCGCCATGTAAAGGCCGAAACCTTATCAAAAGGGAACAAGCAAAAGGTACAGCTCATTGCGAGCTTCATTCATAAGCCACAGTTTTTAATTTTAGATGAGCCGTTTAGTGGGTTAGACCCGGTGAACATGGAGCTATTAAAGGATGCAATTTTACTGCTGCGTGATCAAGGGATGACGATTTTATTCTCGAGTCACCAAATGGATAATGTCGAGGAATTATGTGACCGCCTGTGTTTACTAAAGCGCGGCGAATCGTTATTTTCAGGTTCACTACTCGACTTGAAAAAGCAGTATGGTAAAACGAAGCTGACGGTGCGCACCGATAAATCGTATGAAGTGTTAAGCGAATACCCAGGTGTGGTCAACGTGAAAATGGAACGCGACCAGCAAGCCGTGCTCACACTTTCTGACGAATCCTTCGCACCGCAAATTTTTGAATTATTATCGAACGGTGCGTATATTGAAAAATTTAGCCTAGATTATTTATCATTGCATGAGATTTTCAAAGAGAAAGTAGGTGCGGGCCTTGTCTAA
- a CDS encoding recombinase family protein: MTKYGYCRVANNSEGSLEIQKAMMQNEMCDEILAEVRSGIKEPSDAFEDLMSRLKKGDTLVLFSLDRLSRDPIYLQFHVMKLFEKGVTIHSLDIGILDDEYTKSIFINTLDIALGMERNHRVERLKEGKRIAKQREGYVEGRPKTYTPEQLEHAMKLLETKTYNEVAAETKISRSTLIREKSKRKNLSQ; the protein is encoded by the coding sequence ATGACGAAATACGGTTATTGTCGTGTAGCAAACAACAGTGAAGGTAGTTTAGAAATACAGAAGGCAATGATGCAAAACGAAATGTGTGATGAAATATTAGCAGAAGTGCGTTCGGGAATTAAAGAGCCGAGCGATGCGTTTGAGGACTTAATGAGTCGTTTGAAAAAAGGAGATACATTGGTACTATTTAGCTTAGACCGTCTTTCGCGTGATCCTATTTATTTACAATTCCATGTTATGAAGTTGTTTGAAAAGGGCGTTACAATTCACTCATTAGATATTGGAATATTAGATGATGAATATACAAAGAGCATCTTCATTAATACACTAGACATTGCGTTAGGAATGGAGCGTAATCACCGCGTAGAACGCTTAAAAGAAGGTAAGAGGATCGCAAAGCAGCGTGAAGGGTATGTAGAGGGCCGACCAAAAACGTACACTCCAGAACAGCTTGAACATGCAATGAAGCTACTGGAAACGAAAACATATAATGAAGTAGCTGCCGAAACTAAAATTAGTCGCTCAACGTTAATCCGCGAAAAAAGCAAAAGAAAAAACCTCTCCCAATAA
- a CDS encoding diguanylate cyclase gives MKYSAKSQRQLILFYAFLCLISGFFSWLVSVTIWISAIAFIFCFFMAFVKYSLIVNKHIISYTILLFGLRIYSKEVAPAGIEEILFKRISWKTKMAIIKTRKGIPIRVALFKPENVYDNLIVFCEENEVPYKKTKDYKIIENMG, from the coding sequence ATGAAATACAGTGCAAAATCACAACGTCAGCTAATTTTATTTTACGCTTTTTTATGTCTTATAAGTGGGTTTTTCAGTTGGCTTGTTTCAGTTACTATTTGGATATCTGCAATCGCCTTTATCTTTTGTTTCTTTATGGCATTTGTTAAATATAGCTTGATAGTAAATAAGCATATAATTTCTTACACAATTCTTCTTTTTGGTTTAAGGATTTATAGTAAAGAAGTCGCTCCAGCTGGTATAGAAGAAATTCTCTTTAAACGAATAAGTTGGAAAACAAAAATGGCTATAATTAAAACACGCAAAGGTATTCCAATTCGAGTAGCTTTATTTAAGCCTGAAAATGTATATGATAATTTAATTGTATTTTGCGAAGAAAATGAAGTTCCGTATAAGAAAACAAAAGATTATAAGATAATTGAAAACATGGGATAA
- a CDS encoding DUF2812 domain-containing protein: MMRVAKIFMDDLKEEQWLNDMANKGWYFKKLRFPYYTFEQGEPGQYTYRLEMLSGLGSKTDLDDYLEFVESTGIEVVQKRFNWAYFRQHTSKGPFELYSDAQSKLSYVQRMYGLFLVLILINVMSAVANAAESGTGAFAHVNDFMSGLSTGVVAALIIPFIKIAKRKRNIKKELELFER; encoded by the coding sequence ATGATGCGTGTGGCAAAAATTTTTATGGACGACTTGAAGGAAGAACAATGGCTGAATGACATGGCAAACAAAGGATGGTATTTCAAAAAATTGCGCTTCCCCTATTACACCTTTGAGCAAGGGGAACCAGGGCAATATACATACCGCTTAGAAATGCTCTCAGGACTTGGTTCAAAGACCGATTTAGACGACTACTTAGAATTTGTGGAAAGCACAGGCATTGAAGTCGTGCAAAAGCGATTTAACTGGGCGTATTTCCGGCAGCATACAAGTAAAGGACCGTTTGAACTGTATAGCGACGCACAGTCAAAGCTGAGCTATGTACAGCGTATGTATGGGCTGTTTTTAGTGCTCATTCTCATTAATGTTATGTCGGCTGTTGCAAATGCTGCGGAATCTGGCACAGGTGCATTTGCCCATGTGAATGATTTTATGAGTGGGCTTAGTACAGGTGTTGTTGCCGCGCTCATCATTCCGTTTATCAAAATTGCAAAACGTAAACGCAACATAAAAAAAGAACTCGAGCTTTTCGAGCGATAG
- a CDS encoding class I SAM-dependent rRNA methyltransferase: protein MRNLVELQVDAKAIKDLTNGYPLILKDAIVTSEVNVEEGTLIHLVDKNGGYIATGYYGAQNKGIGWVLSRKEKEAIDAKFFAAKIRNAAEKRAEFFASEDTSAFRVFNGEGDGIGGLTIDFFNGFYMVSWYSEGIYSFREDIYAALKQAVNTRGIYEKLRFNTNGQYIEKDDYVSGEKGEFPLIVQENGMNYAVDLNDGAMTGIFLDQRDVRKALRDRYSSDRTVLNTFSYTGAFSVAAALGGAAGTTSVDLAKRSLAKTIEQFSVNGIDFESQDIKVMNVFEYFSYAARKGLAFDVVVLDPPSFARTKKMSFSTAKDYPKLIKDTLAITNDGGIIVASTNNSSFNMKKFKTFIDKGFADYGASYTILEEHQLPEDFAVPHNFPEFNYLKVVFIKVTK from the coding sequence ATGAGAAATTTAGTAGAATTACAAGTAGATGCAAAAGCGATTAAGGATTTAACAAACGGCTATCCGTTAATTTTAAAAGACGCAATCGTGACAAGTGAAGTCAATGTTGAAGAAGGCACGCTGATTCATTTAGTTGATAAAAACGGTGGCTATATTGCGACAGGCTATTACGGTGCTCAAAATAAAGGTATCGGCTGGGTGTTATCACGCAAGGAAAAAGAAGCAATTGACGCGAAGTTTTTTGCAGCAAAAATTCGTAATGCGGCAGAAAAACGCGCGGAATTCTTCGCATCAGAAGATACATCGGCCTTCCGTGTATTTAACGGCGAGGGTGACGGTATCGGCGGATTAACGATCGATTTCTTCAACGGCTTCTACATGGTCAGCTGGTACAGTGAAGGAATTTACTCGTTCCGTGAAGATATTTACGCTGCCTTAAAACAAGCGGTAAATACGCGCGGAATCTATGAAAAACTACGCTTCAACACAAACGGCCAGTACATCGAAAAAGACGATTACGTGTCAGGTGAAAAGGGCGAGTTTCCATTAATCGTACAAGAAAACGGCATGAACTACGCGGTTGATTTAAATGATGGTGCGATGACAGGTATTTTCCTTGACCAACGTGATGTGCGTAAAGCACTGCGTGACCGTTATTCAAGCGACAGAACCGTATTAAATACATTCTCATACACAGGTGCGTTTTCAGTTGCAGCTGCATTAGGCGGCGCGGCAGGTACAACAAGTGTTGACCTTGCAAAACGTAGCTTAGCTAAAACAATTGAGCAGTTCTCAGTAAACGGCATTGATTTTGAATCACAAGACATTAAAGTGATGAATGTTTTTGAATACTTCAGCTATGCAGCGCGTAAAGGTCTAGCATTTGATGTGGTTGTTCTAGATCCACCAAGCTTTGCCCGCACAAAAAAAATGTCATTTAGTACAGCGAAGGATTACCCGAAGCTAATTAAGGATACACTAGCCATTACAAATGACGGCGGGATTATTGTCGCGTCGACAAACAATTCGAGCTTTAACATGAAAAAGTTCAAAACGTTTATCGACAAAGGATTTGCGGATTACGGTGCGAGCTATACGATTTTAGAAGAGCACCAATTACCAGAAGATTTTGCGGTTCCACACAACTTCCCAGAGTTTAACTACTTAAAAGTTGTGTTCATTAAAGTAACGAAATAG
- a CDS encoding methyl-accepting chemotaxis protein produces the protein MNIKGKLLIGFTISIVVTVLACLSIYNQLKIVETRFEQTLETSLPQTYATAELNRLAMEQATLVQSYIMGNDTQQAIQSHQDEVVRYITELEQTVSKDNAEAQSLLVSIKDKLVVMNAGFDEAIAMKNTQGQEAASKYYIDVAGMNVVSFMEDATGLSAQVAQTFDEARNDASGKADQALIATIVSIVVAIAAGVATALSLTKRIANPLRKLEGYVQEISKGNLAVTPVQINSKDELGSLSHEMNEMRDNIRMLLQNLTDNANDLNQSSEQLLRSSNEVNESATMMLSGAKGGAESASAMAISANESAIAINETAVAVQKIAESTQEVHIFASQTEHTAIAGKSNVAKASTQMNAIYDSTKITTELIHTLSQQSREIESITQVITAIADQTNLLALNASIEAARAGEHGKGFAVVAAEVRKLAEESNQSASKIVTLTNAIQHGTKNVETAIQSSLTNVEHGVEIIDFAGRSFEEIVSAIGHIKEQIEDVSAATEEISATAEEVAASVTQISKASDLTYGSAKQAYEASEAQLETLQGVAGIANTLGDRAQQLQQVVAAYKL, from the coding sequence ATGAATATTAAAGGTAAGTTATTAATAGGTTTTACCATTTCGATTGTCGTGACAGTGTTAGCGTGCTTGAGTATTTATAATCAGCTAAAAATTGTAGAAACACGCTTTGAACAAACCCTTGAAACGAGCTTGCCGCAAACATACGCCACCGCGGAGCTTAATCGACTTGCCATGGAGCAAGCGACACTAGTACAAAGTTATATTATGGGAAATGATACACAACAGGCCATTCAATCACACCAAGATGAAGTGGTTCGTTATATTACAGAGCTAGAACAAACCGTTAGTAAGGACAACGCGGAGGCGCAGTCACTGTTAGTGAGCATAAAGGACAAATTAGTCGTAATGAATGCAGGCTTTGATGAAGCGATTGCTATGAAAAATACGCAAGGGCAAGAAGCCGCATCAAAGTATTATATTGATGTGGCAGGTATGAATGTTGTTAGCTTTATGGAGGATGCAACGGGATTATCCGCTCAAGTTGCCCAAACCTTTGACGAAGCACGAAACGATGCAAGTGGGAAGGCAGATCAGGCTCTTATTGCAACGATTGTGTCGATAGTTGTAGCAATTGCAGCAGGTGTCGCAACGGCGCTGTCTTTAACAAAACGTATTGCGAATCCATTGCGTAAGCTTGAAGGCTATGTACAAGAAATTTCTAAAGGAAACTTAGCTGTGACACCGGTTCAAATTAATTCAAAGGACGAGCTGGGATCCTTATCACATGAGATGAATGAAATGCGTGATAATATTCGCATGCTCCTACAAAATTTAACAGATAACGCAAATGATTTAAATCAATCATCCGAGCAGTTATTACGGTCGTCTAACGAGGTAAATGAGTCCGCAACGATGATGCTTAGCGGCGCAAAAGGCGGGGCAGAAAGTGCTTCTGCCATGGCCATTTCTGCAAATGAAAGTGCCATCGCAATTAACGAAACGGCTGTAGCGGTACAAAAAATTGCCGAATCAACACAGGAAGTACACATATTTGCGAGTCAAACCGAGCATACCGCCATTGCAGGGAAGTCAAATGTAGCGAAAGCAAGTACGCAAATGAATGCGATTTACGATTCGACAAAAATAACAACAGAGCTTATTCATACATTAAGCCAGCAATCACGGGAAATTGAAAGTATTACACAGGTCATTACAGCCATTGCCGATCAAACGAATTTACTAGCACTTAATGCCTCGATTGAAGCGGCGCGTGCGGGTGAGCACGGTAAAGGGTTTGCAGTTGTCGCAGCAGAAGTACGTAAGCTGGCTGAGGAATCGAACCAATCGGCAAGTAAGATTGTGACATTAACAAACGCCATACAGCACGGCACGAAAAATGTGGAAACGGCCATCCAATCCAGCCTAACGAATGTCGAACATGGCGTCGAGATTATCGATTTTGCGGGCCGTTCATTTGAAGAAATTGTTTCAGCAATCGGTCATATAAAAGAACAAATTGAGGATGTGTCCGCTGCGACAGAGGAAATTTCTGCAACAGCTGAGGAAGTGGCGGCATCGGTCACTCAAATTTCGAAGGCATCTGATCTGACGTACGGCAGCGCAAAACAAGCATATGAAGCATCAGAGGCTCAACTTGAAACCTTGCAGGGCGTTGCAGGAATTGCCAACACGCTAGGTGACCGCGCGCAGCAGTTACAGCAAGTGGTAGCCGCGTACAAACTTTAA